Proteins encoded together in one Janthinobacterium tructae window:
- a CDS encoding molybdopterin-dependent oxidoreductase: MSDTTLLPASRRRFLRTTAALGAAAVAGPTLAASVTLPFENGERELVAFPQKRPLILLTSRPPQLETPFSVFNEGAITPNDAFFVRYHWSGLPTSIDGDSYRLRIAGLVKTPLELSLAQLKQLAEPVDMVAVTQCSGNSRGFFAPRANGGQLGNGAMGNARWTGIPLKTVLEKAGIAAGAVQVVFNGLETPPVGDGPDFQKALSVEHIMAGDVLLAWAMNGEDIPFLNGYPLRLIVPGYYGTYWVKHLNDITVLDKPFDGFWMSTGYRIPDNGSGFIEPGTPVGKTTPISRLNVRSFITSVQDGAHVKAGRDLALRGIAFDGGQGISEVAISADGGHSWQEARLGKDLGRFSFREWSMVLKAPRKGKHVLMVRAVNRIGQSQPMKALWNPMGYMRNVVETTRIQAV; encoded by the coding sequence ATGTCTGACACGACCTTGTTGCCTGCAAGCCGGCGCCGCTTCCTGCGCACCACGGCCGCCCTGGGCGCCGCCGCGGTGGCGGGACCGACGCTCGCCGCTTCCGTCACCTTGCCGTTTGAAAACGGCGAGCGCGAACTGGTGGCTTTCCCGCAAAAGCGCCCGCTGATCCTGCTGACCAGCCGTCCGCCCCAGCTGGAAACGCCGTTCAGCGTCTTCAATGAAGGCGCGATTACCCCCAACGATGCGTTCTTCGTGCGCTATCACTGGAGCGGCTTGCCTACCAGCATCGATGGCGACAGCTACCGCTTGCGCATCGCCGGCCTGGTGAAAACGCCGCTGGAGCTGTCGCTGGCGCAACTGAAACAGCTGGCCGAACCCGTCGACATGGTAGCCGTGACGCAATGTTCGGGCAACAGCCGCGGCTTCTTCGCCCCGCGCGCGAATGGCGGGCAACTGGGCAATGGCGCCATGGGCAATGCCCGCTGGACGGGCATCCCTCTGAAAACCGTGCTGGAAAAAGCCGGTATCGCCGCCGGCGCCGTGCAAGTGGTCTTCAATGGCCTGGAAACGCCGCCCGTGGGCGACGGCCCCGATTTTCAGAAAGCCTTGTCCGTCGAGCACATCATGGCCGGCGACGTGCTGCTGGCCTGGGCCATGAATGGCGAAGACATTCCCTTCCTCAACGGCTACCCGCTGCGCCTGATCGTGCCCGGCTATTACGGCACTTACTGGGTCAAGCACCTGAACGACATCACCGTGCTCGACAAGCCCTTCGACGGCTTCTGGATGAGCACGGGCTACCGCATCCCCGACAATGGTTCCGGCTTCATCGAGCCAGGTACACCGGTGGGCAAGACGACCCCCATCAGCCGCCTCAACGTACGCTCCTTCATTACCAGCGTGCAAGATGGCGCGCACGTGAAGGCCGGGCGCGACCTGGCCTTGCGCGGCATCGCTTTCGATGGCGGCCAGGGCATCAGCGAAGTGGCGATTTCAGCCGATGGCGGCCACAGCTGGCAGGAAGCAAGGCTGGGCAAGGACCTGGGGCGCTTCTCCTTCCGGGAGTGGAGCATGGTCCTGAAGGCGCCGCGCAAGGGCAAGCACGTGCTGATGGTGCGCGCCGTCAACCGCATCGGCCAGAGCCAACCGATGAAAGCCCTGTGGAATCCCATGGGTTATATGCGCAACGTGGTGGAAACCACGCGCATCCAGGCAGTGTAA
- a CDS encoding c-type cytochrome: MKILFAALALSAAGSVCALEIHLPPETATYKPSELPGYQLVQRNCMTCHAAQYASSQPPASPRAYWEATVKKMKKPFGAQFDDADMPAMVDYLVKTYGAERGAAAPAAAVARPAAAAVPAASGKDANTLLAANGCMACHALDQKVIGPGFAEVAARYKGKDGVAAVAANIRSGGAGKWGPVPMPPFSQLSVADAATLAKYVLSR; encoded by the coding sequence ATGAAGATCTTGTTTGCCGCGTTGGCACTGTCGGCGGCGGGCAGCGTATGCGCGCTGGAAATCCATTTGCCACCGGAAACGGCGACCTACAAACCCAGCGAATTGCCCGGCTACCAGCTGGTGCAGCGCAACTGCATGACCTGCCACGCGGCCCAGTATGCATCGAGCCAGCCGCCTGCCTCGCCGCGCGCCTACTGGGAAGCGACCGTCAAGAAGATGAAAAAGCCGTTCGGCGCCCAGTTTGACGATGCGGACATGCCCGCCATGGTCGACTACCTGGTGAAAACCTATGGAGCGGAGCGGGGCGCCGCCGCACCCGCCGCGGCCGTGGCCAGGCCGGCCGCAGCGGCTGTCCCGGCCGCCAGCGGCAAGGATGCCAACACCTTGCTGGCTGCGAATGGCTGCATGGCATGCCACGCTCTCGACCAGAAAGTGATCGGCCCGGGTTTTGCCGAGGTGGCCGCCAGATACAAGGGCAAGGATGGCGTCGCTGCTGTGGCGGCCAACATCCGCAGCGGCGGCGCCGGCAAATGGGGACCCGTGCCCATGCCGCCATTCAGCCAGCTCAGTGTAGCCGATGCGGCGACCCTGGCGAAATACGTGCTGTCCAGGTAG
- a CDS encoding ABC transporter permease subunit, with protein MPGEAFGAPGQGNSSRIASVTVIVVLLLWFGVTASGMVKPLFLPSPQAVYEKFIMAATTGFGGATLWEHTVASLVRVFGAFGLACVLAIPIGVMMGVNRVARGIFDPLIEFYRPLPPLAYLPLVIIWFGIGEFSKVYLIFLAIFAPMAIAARAGVSSVSLEQIHAAYSMGATRFQVIVHVILRAAIPEILTGMRIGIGVGWTTLVAGEMVAATRGLGYMVLSASEFLASDVVIMGIIVIGFFAFLFDLMMRYLERTLVPWKGKV; from the coding sequence ATCGCCAGCGTCACCGTCATCGTCGTGCTGTTGCTGTGGTTTGGCGTGACGGCCAGCGGCATGGTGAAACCGCTGTTCCTGCCGTCGCCGCAAGCCGTGTACGAGAAATTCATCATGGCGGCCACCACCGGCTTCGGCGGCGCCACTTTGTGGGAACACACGGTTGCCAGCCTGGTGCGCGTCTTCGGCGCCTTCGGCCTGGCTTGCGTGCTGGCCATTCCCATCGGCGTGATGATGGGCGTCAATCGCGTGGCACGCGGCATCTTCGATCCCTTGATCGAGTTCTACCGTCCTTTGCCGCCGCTCGCTTACTTGCCACTGGTCATCATCTGGTTCGGCATCGGCGAGTTTTCGAAGGTCTACCTGATCTTCCTGGCCATCTTCGCGCCGATGGCGATCGCCGCCCGCGCCGGCGTCAGTTCGGTGTCGCTGGAGCAGATCCACGCGGCCTATTCGATGGGGGCCACGCGTTTCCAGGTCATCGTGCACGTGATTCTGCGTGCCGCCATCCCGGAAATTCTCACCGGCATGCGCATCGGCATCGGTGTGGGCTGGACCACGCTGGTGGCGGGCGAGATGGTGGCAGCCACGCGCGGCCTCGGCTACATGGTGCTGAGCGCCTCCGAGTTCCTCGCCAGCGATGTGGTGATCATGGGCATTATCGTGATCGGCTTCTTTGCTTTCCTGTTTGATTTGATGATGCGCTACCTCGAACGTACCCTCGTGCCATGGAAGGGCAAGGTGTAA
- a CDS encoding amino acid permease, with amino-acid sequence MISDNHNNTGLQHSLKQRHMSMIAIGGVIGAGLFVGSGVIAKAAGPAAILSFLLTGGLVVLIMRMLGELASSLPVVGSFYEYARLAFDDKPKVSKFLGFMSGWMYWYFWVVVVALEAIAGAKLVNFWLPDVPSWAISLVLLVSMTVLNLFSVKAFGEFEFWFASIKVVAIVVFLFVGALFITGSLPNSIPSLGFLTSNGGFMPHGWGPVLSGAVAATAFYSGAEIVTIAAAETSDPAKAIARATNSVITRVLMFYVGSMFVVVCIVPWDSPAIATPFVSALTVMNIPYAAHIMNAIILTAVLSALNSSLYASSRMIFALTRRGDAPTGLVKLSKNGVPIRAILFSTLFAYFAIAVSYVSADLVFPFIVNSYGILILFVYLLIAISQLRLRRRLERECPERIKVRMWLFPYLTYFTIIAMLVILGAMSVSSDTEQRVSFWFGLLSVVIMSVMYYIKKLVNDDRNGGASADTKVELKHV; translated from the coding sequence ATGATTAGCGACAACCACAATAATACCGGCTTGCAGCACTCGCTGAAGCAGCGCCACATGAGCATGATCGCCATCGGCGGCGTGATCGGCGCCGGCCTCTTTGTCGGCAGCGGCGTGATCGCCAAGGCCGCCGGCCCGGCCGCCATCCTTTCCTTCCTGCTCACGGGCGGCCTGGTCGTCCTGATCATGCGCATGCTGGGCGAGCTGGCCTCGTCCCTGCCCGTGGTCGGTTCCTTTTACGAATACGCGCGCCTGGCCTTCGACGACAAGCCGAAAGTGTCGAAATTCCTCGGCTTCATGAGCGGCTGGATGTACTGGTATTTCTGGGTTGTCGTGGTCGCGCTGGAAGCCATCGCCGGCGCCAAGCTGGTCAACTTCTGGCTGCCCGACGTGCCATCGTGGGCTATCAGCCTGGTCTTGCTCGTCTCCATGACGGTGCTCAACCTGTTCTCGGTGAAAGCGTTTGGTGAATTCGAATTCTGGTTCGCCTCGATCAAGGTGGTCGCCATTGTCGTCTTCCTGTTCGTCGGCGCCCTGTTTATCACGGGTAGCTTGCCCAACAGCATCCCAAGCCTGGGCTTTTTGACCAGCAATGGCGGCTTCATGCCGCACGGCTGGGGCCCTGTATTGAGTGGCGCCGTCGCCGCCACGGCCTTTTATTCGGGTGCCGAGATCGTCACCATCGCCGCCGCCGAAACGTCGGACCCGGCCAAGGCCATCGCCCGCGCCACCAATTCCGTCATCACGCGCGTGCTGATGTTTTATGTGGGGTCCATGTTTGTCGTCGTCTGCATCGTGCCCTGGGATTCGCCGGCCATCGCCACGCCTTTCGTCAGCGCCCTGACGGTCATGAACATTCCCTACGCGGCCCACATCATGAACGCCATCATCCTGACTGCCGTGCTGTCGGCCTTGAATTCGAGCTTGTACGCCTCCTCGCGCATGATCTTCGCGCTGACGCGCCGCGGCGACGCGCCGACCGGCCTGGTCAAGCTGAGCAAGAATGGCGTGCCCATTCGCGCCATCCTGTTCAGCACCCTGTTCGCCTATTTCGCCATTGCCGTATCGTATGTGTCGGCTGACCTGGTCTTCCCCTTCATCGTCAATTCCTACGGCATCCTGATCCTGTTTGTCTACCTGCTCATTGCGATATCTCAATTGCGCCTGCGCCGCCGCCTGGAACGCGAATGTCCCGAACGCATCAAAGTGCGCATGTGGCTGTTCCCCTACCTGACGTATTTCACCATCATCGCCATGCTGGTGATCCTCGGCGCCATGAGCGTGTCGTCCGATACGGAGCAGCGTGTGTCGTTCTGGTTCGGCCTGTTGAGCGTGGTCATCATGAGCGTCATGTATTACATCAAGAAGCTGGTCAACGATGACCGCAACGGCGGTGCTTCCGCCGACACCAAAGTGGAGCTCAAACATGTCTGA
- a CDS encoding ShlB/FhaC/HecB family hemolysin secretion/activation protein, whose protein sequence is MNTKLLPLTLLLLIQSAWAVDPPNAGSQLQQIPVAPQLPKALPAIRVQQGNVPATTVGDTTRITVQRLQVTAPPVFPESELIASTGFVPGSELTLGELRAMASNIASYYQQRGYFLAQAYLPAQDIEDGVVQISVLPGQYGQVQLRNQSNLSDGLAGTILAGLDGQVISTPPLERRLLLLSDLPGVQVSSTLAPGASLGASDLIVEVQPGSRFNGSIDVDNQGNRYTGRNRIGATLNINELAGIGDVASVRAFTSADGLNYGRLAYQGQAGLLRLGGAYTYMDYKLGKEFAVLEAKGTAKIASAYGSYPLIRSRSSNLYAQVSYDDKTFQDRTESTGSVNDKTARVWMLNLNGDAKDGWGGGGFSNYSLTYTTGKIDIETPVARLIDQLTVKSNGHFNKLAFNAARLQSLGGETSLFGSLSGQAASKNLDVSEKMGIGGMGGVRAYPGGEAYGDQGYVLNLELRHNLPAFTALPGQLQVLAFADTGSVKLNRNAWSAGENRRTLSGAGMGVTWTGANALVLKAYYAHKLGNAKATSAPDAAGRFWLQAVKYF, encoded by the coding sequence TTGAACACCAAATTACTCCCCCTGACCCTGCTGCTTCTGATCCAGTCCGCCTGGGCCGTCGATCCGCCGAACGCCGGGAGCCAGCTGCAGCAGATTCCCGTCGCTCCCCAGTTGCCGAAGGCGCTGCCGGCTATCCGCGTGCAACAGGGCAATGTGCCGGCCACCACGGTGGGCGATACCACGCGCATCACCGTGCAGCGCCTGCAGGTGACGGCGCCGCCCGTGTTTCCTGAAAGCGAACTGATCGCCAGCACGGGTTTCGTGCCGGGCAGCGAGCTGACCCTGGGCGAGCTGCGCGCCATGGCGTCCAACATTGCCAGCTATTACCAGCAGCGTGGCTATTTCCTCGCGCAAGCGTATCTGCCGGCACAGGATATCGAGGATGGCGTGGTGCAAATCAGCGTGCTGCCGGGCCAGTATGGGCAAGTGCAGCTGCGCAACCAGAGCAATCTGTCCGACGGCCTGGCCGGCACGATATTGGCCGGCCTCGACGGGCAAGTGATTTCCACGCCGCCGCTGGAGCGGCGCTTGCTGCTGCTGTCGGACTTGCCGGGCGTGCAGGTCAGCTCGACCCTGGCGCCGGGCGCGTCCTTGGGCGCGTCCGACCTGATCGTCGAGGTGCAGCCGGGATCGCGCTTCAACGGCAGCATCGATGTCGATAACCAGGGCAACCGCTACACGGGCCGCAACCGCATCGGCGCCACCTTGAACATCAATGAACTGGCCGGCATCGGCGACGTGGCCAGCGTGCGCGCGTTTACCTCGGCCGACGGCTTGAACTACGGCCGCCTGGCGTACCAGGGCCAGGCCGGTTTGCTGCGCCTGGGCGGCGCCTACACGTATATGGATTACAAGCTGGGCAAGGAATTTGCCGTGCTCGAGGCCAAGGGCACGGCGAAGATCGCCAGCGCGTATGGCAGTTATCCGCTGATCCGCTCGCGCAGCAGCAACCTGTATGCGCAGGTCAGCTACGACGACAAGACGTTCCAGGATCGCACGGAATCGACGGGCAGCGTCAATGACAAGACGGCCAGGGTGTGGATGCTGAACCTGAACGGCGACGCCAAGGATGGCTGGGGTGGCGGTGGCTTCAGCAATTATTCGCTGACCTACACCACGGGCAAGATCGACATCGAAACGCCGGTGGCGCGCCTGATCGACCAGCTGACGGTGAAGAGCAACGGTCACTTCAACAAGCTCGCCTTCAACGCGGCGCGCCTGCAAAGCCTGGGCGGCGAGACGAGCTTGTTCGGCAGCCTCAGCGGCCAGGCGGCGTCGAAAAATCTCGACGTGTCGGAAAAGATGGGCATCGGCGGCATGGGCGGCGTGCGCGCCTATCCGGGCGGCGAGGCGTATGGCGACCAGGGTTATGTGCTGAACCTGGAATTGCGGCACAACTTGCCGGCGTTCACTGCCTTGCCCGGCCAGCTGCAGGTGCTGGCCTTTGCCGACACGGGCAGCGTCAAGCTCAACCGCAATGCGTGGAGCGCCGGCGAGAACCGCCGCACCCTGAGCGGCGCCGGCATGGGCGTGACGTGGACGGGCGCCAACGCGCTCGTGCTGAAAGCATATTACGCACACAAGCTGGGCAATGCCAAGGCGACCTCGGCACCGGATGCGGCAGGCCGCTTCTGGCTGCAAGCCGTCAAGTACTTCTAA